One part of the Sphingopyxis sp. PAMC25046 genome encodes these proteins:
- a CDS encoding DUF167 domain-containing protein — MKYRPDPALTEALRALAAPGRIEVRVTPGARRDEIRIESDAVQIRVTSPPADGAANGAVLRILAAALGCPRRDLTLLRGETARIKLIAIATSR; from the coding sequence TTGAAATACCGGCCCGACCCGGCGCTGACCGAGGCGCTTCGCGCGCTCGCCGCGCCGGGGCGGATCGAGGTGCGGGTAACGCCCGGCGCGCGGCGTGACGAGATCCGGATTGAGAGCGACGCCGTGCAGATCCGCGTCACATCCCCACCCGCTGACGGCGCCGCGAACGGAGCGGTTCTGCGCATTCTCGCCGCCGCGCTCGGCTGCCCTCGGCGCGATTTGACGCTGCTTCGCGGCGAAACCGCGCGCATCAAGCTGATCGCAATTGCGACGAGCCGATAG